A genomic region of Chlorobaculum parvum NCIB 8327 contains the following coding sequences:
- a CDS encoding shikimate dehydrogenase — MSKRQAIKVFGLIGRNVDYSWSPLIHNTAFQALGLPSIYTIFNIAAPELVGNALTGARALGIAGFNVTIPYKKTVVPFLDELSPEAQAIGAVNTIVNDNGRLTGHNTDIAGFAAPLLPMAEQIHGKPVCIFGNGGAALAAVEAFRLHFHPSSVRLMVRNLEKAEAMLEGYAHRELVEPCLTAELDTPDGERLLGECCVIVNATPIGTAGRSDAIQSVVPARRKLLHEGQIVYDMVYNPLETPLLAEARAAGAETISGIEMLIGQAARSFSIWTGQEMPVDTVRKTVLDEIEISVNV; from the coding sequence GTGTCAAAACGGCAGGCAATAAAGGTTTTCGGACTCATCGGCAGGAATGTCGATTACTCGTGGTCGCCGCTGATTCACAACACGGCGTTTCAGGCCCTCGGACTTCCCAGCATCTATACCATCTTCAATATCGCCGCTCCGGAACTGGTGGGCAACGCCCTCACCGGAGCTCGCGCGCTCGGCATCGCCGGGTTCAACGTCACCATTCCGTACAAGAAAACCGTCGTCCCATTCCTTGACGAGCTGTCACCGGAAGCGCAGGCCATCGGCGCGGTGAACACCATCGTTAACGACAATGGCCGCCTGACTGGGCACAATACCGACATCGCCGGATTCGCCGCGCCGCTGCTGCCGATGGCGGAGCAAATTCACGGCAAGCCGGTCTGCATCTTCGGAAATGGCGGAGCTGCCCTCGCCGCTGTCGAGGCGTTTCGACTCCACTTCCACCCTTCGTCGGTACGGCTCATGGTTCGGAATCTCGAAAAAGCCGAAGCGATGCTCGAAGGGTACGCACACCGCGAGCTGGTCGAGCCCTGCCTGACCGCAGAGCTTGACACGCCGGATGGCGAACGGCTACTCGGCGAGTGCTGCGTCATCGTCAACGCAACGCCCATCGGCACAGCCGGGCGGAGTGACGCCATCCAAAGCGTCGTACCAGCGAGACGCAAGCTGCTGCACGAAGGCCAGATCGTCTATGATATGGTGTACAATCCGCTCGAAACGCCACTGCTCGCCGAAGCACGCGCAGCTGGCGCCGAGACCATTTCGGGCATCGAGATGCTCATCGGCCAGGCAGCCCGCTCCTTCTCGATCTGGACTGGTCAGGAGATGCCCGTCGACACCGTCAGAAAAACCGTGCTCGACGAAATCGAAATCAGCGTAAATGTCTGA
- a CDS encoding YggS family pyridoxal phosphate-dependent enzyme, whose translation MESISSNLAAVREQIAEACRKAGRSVDEVTLIAVSKTKSAAAVRKAWEAGQREFGESYVQEFLEKCEAPELSGLPVSWHFIGHLQSNKVRQIVDKVTMVHGIDKVSTAEELSKRAVQHGLNVDFLLEVNVSREGTKYGLGPDSVLQAAEECFALPNVRLRGLMTIASPDPDTARREFSELRETLDMIRNNAPEPAALSELSMGMSGDFEEAILEGATMIRIGTAIFGWR comes from the coding sequence ATGGAAAGCATCTCCTCGAACCTCGCCGCCGTCAGGGAACAGATCGCCGAGGCCTGCCGCAAAGCGGGCCGAAGTGTGGATGAGGTCACTCTCATCGCCGTTTCCAAAACCAAAAGTGCCGCCGCCGTACGCAAAGCATGGGAGGCTGGACAGCGGGAGTTCGGGGAGAGCTATGTGCAGGAGTTCCTCGAAAAGTGCGAAGCGCCCGAGCTGTCGGGCCTGCCGGTTTCGTGGCACTTCATCGGACACCTCCAGTCCAACAAGGTTCGTCAGATCGTCGACAAGGTGACGATGGTGCACGGCATCGACAAGGTTTCGACCGCCGAGGAGCTGTCCAAACGCGCGGTTCAGCACGGGCTGAACGTCGATTTCCTGCTTGAAGTGAACGTGTCGCGCGAAGGCACGAAGTACGGCCTCGGTCCCGACTCGGTGTTGCAGGCCGCCGAAGAGTGCTTCGCTCTGCCGAACGTGCGCCTGCGCGGACTGATGACCATCGCCTCGCCCGATCCGGACACCGCACGCCGCGAATTCTCGGAGCTGCGCGAAACCCTCGACATGATCCGCAACAACGCTCCCGAACCAGCCGCGCTCTCCGAGCTTTCGATGGGCATGAGCGGCGATTTCGAGGAAGCCATCCTCGAAGGCGCCACCATGATCCGCATCGGAACGGCAATTTTCGGATGGCGATAA
- a CDS encoding TatD family hydrolase has translation MTSSSLADIHCHLSFPEFDEDREQVIERLREAGVGLLIDPGTCAESSRRSIELADRYDFIYANVGLHPHEVTAQLSPDRYDELETLARSEKVVGIGEIGLDYHWPDHHPEAQQEAFREMLRMATRLDLPVVIHCRDAWPDMLRILGEERSSALRGAMHCFSGDIEMAQHCIELGLKLSIPGIVTYKKSTLPEVVQAVGLDDLLSETDAPYLAPVPKRGKRNEPAFVKHTVNKIADLRPEPFEEVTGALFSNAKELFAIA, from the coding sequence ATGACGTCGTCCTCCCTGGCCGACATCCACTGCCACCTCTCGTTCCCGGAGTTCGACGAAGACCGCGAGCAGGTGATCGAGCGGCTCCGGGAGGCGGGCGTCGGACTACTCATCGATCCCGGCACCTGCGCTGAATCGAGCCGTCGTTCGATCGAACTTGCCGACCGCTACGATTTTATCTACGCCAATGTCGGCCTGCATCCGCATGAGGTAACCGCTCAACTGAGCCCGGATCGTTATGATGAGCTTGAAACATTGGCACGATCGGAAAAGGTGGTCGGCATCGGCGAGATCGGGCTCGACTATCACTGGCCAGACCACCATCCGGAAGCTCAGCAGGAGGCGTTTCGCGAAATGCTCCGCATGGCTACTCGCCTGGACCTGCCGGTGGTGATCCACTGCCGCGACGCCTGGCCCGACATGCTGCGCATCCTCGGCGAAGAGCGCTCGTCAGCGCTGAGAGGCGCAATGCACTGCTTTTCGGGAGACATCGAAATGGCGCAACACTGCATCGAGCTCGGCCTGAAACTCTCGATTCCCGGCATCGTTACCTACAAGAAATCGACCCTGCCCGAAGTGGTACAGGCCGTCGGTCTGGATGACCTGCTTTCCGAAACCGACGCCCCCTACCTTGCGCCGGTTCCCAAACGAGGCAAACGGAACGAACCGGCATTCGTGAAGCACACCGTCAACAAAATCGCCGACCTTCGTCCTGAGCCGTTCGAAGAGGTCACCGGAGCCCTGTTCAGCAATGCAAAAGAGCTGTTCGCCATTGCGTAA
- a CDS encoding peptidylprolyl isomerase: MPAQFIIKTSMGDIAISLYDDTPQHRDNFIKLVDEKYYDGIRFHRVIEGFMIQSGDPLSRHDDKRMMHGTGGPEYRVPAEIKHSNKKGTLAAARDNNPQKASSGSQFYINQADNNFLDGEYTVFGVVESGIDVVDAIAAVDTDMRDNPIKPVTIETITPVTA; this comes from the coding sequence ATGCCAGCACAATTCATTATCAAGACCAGCATGGGAGACATTGCGATCTCCCTGTACGACGACACCCCGCAGCACCGCGACAACTTCATCAAACTCGTTGACGAAAAATACTACGACGGCATCCGGTTCCACCGGGTCATCGAGGGCTTCATGATCCAGTCGGGCGATCCGCTCTCCCGCCACGACGACAAACGCATGATGCACGGCACCGGCGGCCCCGAGTACCGCGTTCCGGCTGAAATCAAGCACTCCAACAAGAAAGGAACGCTTGCCGCCGCGAGGGATAACAACCCGCAGAAAGCCTCGTCGGGCAGCCAGTTCTACATCAACCAGGCCGACAACAACTTCCTCGATGGCGAGTACACCGTGTTCGGCGTCGTTGAGTCCGGAATCGACGTGGTCGATGCGATTGCGGCTGTCGATACCGACATGCGCGACAACCCGATCAAACCGGTCACCATCGAAACTATCACCCCGGTAACCGCCTGA
- the lspA gene encoding signal peptidase II, with translation MVQFYLLTLVFIVVDRFAKLFAINVLRDLPNGIVLVPDWFKLMYAENLGIAFGLRLLPPEGILLLALAISAGLTWYVWISQNRSPLFILTFALILGGGLGNLIDRLIFGHVVDFIYFDIYQGTLFGKYVSLWPIFNIADACITIGACLLFFFHDKIFNPR, from the coding sequence ATGGTACAATTTTACCTCCTGACGTTGGTATTCATCGTCGTCGATCGCTTCGCAAAACTATTTGCGATCAACGTACTAAGAGACCTCCCCAACGGGATCGTGCTCGTACCGGACTGGTTCAAACTTATGTACGCCGAAAACCTTGGCATTGCTTTCGGGTTGCGATTACTACCGCCCGAAGGCATTCTGCTGTTAGCCCTCGCTATCTCCGCTGGGCTAACTTGGTATGTCTGGATATCGCAAAACCGCAGCCCGTTGTTCATCTTAACCTTCGCGCTCATCCTGGGCGGAGGTCTCGGCAACCTCATTGACCGCTTAATATTCGGCCATGTTGTTGACTTCATCTATTTCGATATTTACCAAGGAACACTTTTCGGCAAATACGTATCGCTCTGGCCGATCTTCAACATCGCCGATGCGTGCATCACCATCGGCGCGTGCCTGCTGTTTTTCTTTCACGATAAGATTTTCAACCCGCGATAA
- a CDS encoding tetratricopeptide repeat protein, with amino-acid sequence MNTTQNKNAFDDSTLADGWLEIVMLHKNKIIILVSVILLAAGGSFYWLQKSRVDEQQASAALSKLIPAIEVASETGDTDNAKLVSNMQTIIKRWGYTPSGNKTRLYLATLWYNNGKTSEALALYEKVKSDNKDLQAAAIAGAAACHVQDKQFTKAATAYAKASETAENEALKAMYLNKAADSYVLDEQPAEAVKQLEKVIKSWPETSSAVVANRTLWRLEGAGVPIPQL; translated from the coding sequence ATGAACACCACGCAGAACAAGAACGCGTTTGATGATTCAACGCTGGCCGACGGCTGGCTTGAAATCGTCATGCTCCATAAAAATAAAATCATCATCCTCGTCTCGGTCATTCTGCTTGCGGCGGGCGGAAGTTTCTACTGGTTACAGAAGAGCCGCGTCGATGAACAGCAGGCCTCGGCTGCACTGTCGAAGCTCATCCCTGCTATCGAAGTGGCAAGCGAAACCGGCGATACTGACAACGCGAAGCTGGTAAGCAACATGCAAACCATCATCAAGCGCTGGGGCTACACGCCGAGCGGCAACAAAACCAGGCTTTATCTGGCAACGCTTTGGTACAACAATGGCAAGACCAGTGAAGCGCTTGCGCTCTACGAAAAGGTCAAGAGCGACAACAAGGATCTCCAAGCCGCAGCAATCGCCGGAGCTGCCGCCTGCCACGTGCAGGACAAGCAATTCACCAAAGCCGCAACCGCATACGCAAAAGCATCGGAAACGGCTGAAAACGAAGCCCTCAAGGCGATGTACCTCAACAAGGCCGCAGACAGTTACGTGCTTGACGAGCAACCTGCCGAAGCGGTCAAACAGCTTGAAAAGGTCATCAAATCCTGGCCCGAAACCAGCTCGGCTGTGGTCGCCAACCGCACTCTCTGGCGTCTTGAAGGCGCAGGCGTCCCGATTCCGCAACTCTGA